From Aegilops tauschii subsp. strangulata cultivar AL8/78 chromosome 5, Aet v6.0, whole genome shotgun sequence:
AGTACATAGTTGACCATTTAATGTACCAGGTACATATATGCTTGAATGTATCAGTTACAAGTATACAGTGGCCCACTTAATATACCAGGTACGATAGTATCCCTGGGGTGACCAAATGTACAagtccaattaatgtgtgttgtTGATTGTACCAGGTACATATATGTTTGTGATGGGTGAATGTAACAGGTACAAGTTATGGGTAACTACCAATATTACTGCCCAGCATAGTGCATCTCATCCGAGCAGTCCTCTCCTCCTTGCAGGAAGAGTCGTTGGACGACTCGACATAGTGCTTCTATATTTACTTCATATCTGAATCCATTGTTTCAAAGAGGAATGGACAACAAAATTTAGCATGGGCAATCCAGCGAGCACTTGTCGAGCATGGTGACTACCGTATGGGCGAATGGTACGTTTGCAGTGGATGGAGCAGTGGTCTGAATCGGCTGACGATGAGAAGCGTCCCGGATCCCGTTCAAGTAAGGGCAGGGCGGCCGGGGTGTTGGAATGACGGAACTGACAATAGAGAAAATAGATGGAGATAAAGTTTGTATTAATGGATGTGTcgggtcgggggggggggggggggggggcgtacGCTTTTAAGCATGGGCCTTAAGTGCGGGGTCGGGGGAGAAGCGGCTGGGGGTGCCAGAGTCCTGCACGGCTATCAAACACATGATGAGTAACAGCTCTGGCAACTGTGATGGTTGTCCGTTATTGTAAAATCTAGTTTATTTGGTGTTTTGCCGTACTTATTAGTTTAGTTCTACCTAATTGCCGTGTTGTCACATGAAAAGTTTATCGATTATTCTAAAACATAGTTGTCGATTGTTCAAAAGTAAAACCTTTGCAATTGAAATAAACAGAAAATATAATTTTGTTTTGTGTTAGTTGTGATTGATTTCGAGGTGGAAATCCCCATTTCCATCACTCGTCACCCTAACCGACTGGTGGGAGCTTCCTTCATTGCCGCCAATTCCCTCCACCCACATGTTCTTCATCGCCGGCGCCAGAATGTACCAGGTACAAGTATGCCTGAATATACCACGTACAAGTATGCCCTCATGTACAACGTACAAGTATGCCCTAATGTATGTGTGGGGTCCGCGGGGGTGTAATTTTAAGCACGGGGCCGAAGGAGAAGTAGCCAGGGGTGCCGAGTCCTACACGGCTTTCGTACGCATGATGAATAACAACTCTAACGACTGCGATGATACTCACTATACCGCAGTAAGACATCAATCTCATGGCACTATTACAAGTTGTGTGCTCATCCCGATCTCAAGGAAGGAGATGATTATGTTCGCGACATATGAGCGAGCACAATGGGAGTGGTCCGTGTTCATTCATCGGGTTCCATGTTTGACACACACATTCATTTCCGGTAAATATGTAATGATTTTTTTTCTTGAACCACTCGCCCCGAATATAGCAAGTCCAATTACTATGTGCTGATTGTACCTGGTACAtgtattgaaaaataaaaaaaatattttttagaaGTATAAATTTTTTAGTGACAAACATTGAAAAAGTTTTCAACGCTTGCAAAAATTTCGTCGTGAAATGACAATTGTAGAAGCTATGgccaaaaaaaaaaaaatcatcaCTCTAAACTGATATTGGAAATGACATTTTTAGAGCATCGATTTTTTTTTTAGCCAGTGCTTCTACAAATTATTTCACGATAAAATTTTGCAAGGGTTGaaaacttttgtcaatgtttcttactaaaattttcagaaattttgttTTTCTAATATTTGTTGTTTTTACTGTTCAGCCGAGTGCTAAGAAATTCCATGTCCAGTAATGGGGCCTTTCTATTAGATGCATAGCTAAGCCGAAAGTAATCTGTATCCTATCCAAAAAAAAAGAATTAATCTGTACCCGGCACATTACCATCCATGTAACGGGCACATGCACATCTGAGCCATCCGGATAGAAGTAATCTGTATTCTGTACCTCACATGTTACCAAATACTGTATGTATTGGGCACATGCATGAACCCTTGCATGCACACGGTTGCAAGGCACAAGCCTGCTCGGCCTGCAGCAGAAAGATTCTTGCTCACCTGTTGTTAAAACGGCCACACGCCACGCGCTGTCAAAAATTACGGTCCCAATGAGCGAAAGATGTGTAGTCACATGGATGCATGTGACATGCTGAAAGCCTCAGTGGCCCTCTAGATTTATCACCGAGCAGGCCGATGGGTGTCAATCCGGATGTAGAAAGGCGCAGTGGATTCTGCCCTACAATGAACAGTGCGAGCAGCTAGGCTTAGTTTTCTTTGTCTCCCGCATACTAGACCTGCTAATACAACTTTGTACAGAGCCTTGGTCCAGATCTCGAGCAGCTGTTTTGTGGATGAACGCTGGTGATAACCGGGTGCCTAAACACCCGGGTGTCGAAAGTCCATTCTCTTTGGCCCTTCATGCTGCCGCTGACGTCGAGCACGGTGACGAGGTCGAGCGGCGCGCGCGCCACGTCGGCGGGCGCCCTGGCATGGACGAGCACCGCGAACCTGTCCCTGAACGCGCCCCTTCCGATGGCCGGGAACTCGCAGTGAGTCTTGAGGACCAACCCCCGGCCGTTGTTTGCCAGGGGTTTCTTCTCCTCCACCGGCTCGTCGTCTTGGTAGTACGCGGCAGccggggccggcggcggcggcggcgcaaccTTGGTGTGCGACATCGATGTGCTAGCTAGGGTTCGGTCGATTTCGTTGGCTAGATGGATTTGAATCGGCCTGTGCCTAGCCCAACTGCCGGAGTATATGGAAGGAAAATCTCCTATAACGTAACTTGCTCCATGCATGCAGGGACATCCCAAAACATATTATTTCTTTCCAGAAATGTAGGATGTTTTCCATACCTATATGGCCTGCACAGTTTTTTTTTCAGGGTGAAAGGGATTTCATTGCTCAAGGAACCTACAACATAGGAACATCCGCAGGCCCAGATCGCACCCACACAGCTGTGCGATCCTCCACACGGCCAAAGGcagcttttttttttttgcgggaaaggAACTTTTCATTCATCAACCATAGTGATTACATTCAGAGATGACGATGCTAGCTATTTCGACTAGGGAGTTTCGAAGCCAACAGGCAGTGCGCTGTTGCGAGCGCCCCATACAAGCAAGGGTGTGACTCGTACATTTGCATACCTGCTAATTTTAGCTAGACTAATGTTCCTTTCATGAGTCAGAATCCTTCTGATCTCACTAATCTGGTTCGCATACCTCGATCGCTCCATATCATTAGATTGCACCAGCTTCAACAATTCGGCGCAATCCGTTTCAACAACCAACGGCAAGCTGGACCAATGGAGAGCAAGCCGAAGCCCCTCGTCCATAGCTGCCATCTCCGCTTCTAGAGGGCTCCCACAATTAAAGAGCACCCGCGTCGCAGCGAAGATGACTGCGCCTTCATGATCACGCAAAATCATCCCAGCCCCGGCTGTACCATCCTCCTTCAGAAAAGCACCGCCAACATTCAGTTTAGCATAGTTCACATCAGGGGCCTTCCATTGAGGTGTGGCTATTATTTCATGTGTTTTCTTTGACATGCTTCCCGAGTAATCGATCACCTGCTTGCCCTTTGTCAAGTCCACCTCGGGATGTTGTTGTATTGCAAGTAGGGAATTGATATAACTCGATAGGAACCGGCGCGAGGCCTCGATCGGGACTGGGGGTTTATGATGTGTGATCTCATTTCTTGCATACCAAATCCTCCACATGATCATCAAGGAAGCAAGCTTCTGTACATCCGGCAGTTTATCAAGCAGACGTAATAACCAATCTGGCTCAGCGTCGCGCAGGTCGGCTGGGGTCGGTAGTGCCCAATGCTCTCTCATAGCCTCCCAAAGCACCGCTGCATGAGGACATATGACAAGAGCATGGTGCACATCCTCCTAGCATGGTGCACATCCTCCTTTGCCTGGCCACACAGCAAGCATGTTGAGTCCAGTTCAATGTGTCTGTGCGTCTTGGTAGCTTGTGTAGCTAGGGCCTCTTGGGCAGCTTGCCATGCAAAGATACGTACTTTGGCTGGTGCCCCGTTTTTCCATATCAGGTTCCACACCGAACGTCGTCCGTCCGGCTGGCCGCTTGAGGCGCCGTTGTCCTGCTTTGCCATCTGTTCCTGCAGACTAAGGTAGTAGGCGCTACGTACCGAAAAGCAGCCACGTTTGTCCGGGTGCCAAGCAAGGAAGTCGGAGTCTAATCTGCTTGAAGCCTTGATCTGAAGGATGCAATCAATGTCTGGCTGATAGAAATGCTGCCGGAGAAGATTTATATTCCACGGACCATCAAGGTTGAGCAGTTCAGAGACCCACTTTAGGCGACAACGACGCTTCGGGGTGATCGGCCGTCGAGACTGATCGCGAGGGAGCCAAGGATCTCGCCATATGCGGACCTGCGAGCCATTACCAATACGCCAAATAATACCTTTTTTTAATAGCTCCAGCCCATACTCCACTGCTTGCCATGTTGAGGAGGCATTATCGGTGAAGACGGTGTCGACCAGGAACCCATTGGGGTAGTACTTTGCCTTGAGCACTTGTGCACATAAGCTTTGGGGGTTCTCAATTAGCCTCCATGCCTGCTTGGCAAGCAACACTTGATTAAAAAGCTTCATGTCCCGAAATCCGATGCCACCATGTGACTTGGGCCTGAGCATAATGTCCCACGACACCCAGTGAGTACGGCGTTGTCCCTGTGCCGCCCCCACCAGAAGTTGTGTATCATTTTTGTTAAATCCTCGCATAAGCCGTCAGGGAGCTTAAAGACGCCCATTAGAAAAGTCGGAAGCGCTTGGGCGACTGCCTTAATTAGCACTTCTTTCCCTCCCTGAGAGCCCTCCCCCCATTGCACAATTCTCTTCACCATTTTCTCTTGTATGCTTTGGAATTTACCCCGAGTCATTCTCCCCTCCGGCGTGGGCAAGCCTAGGTACTTAGGTTCGAACTCCACTTGGGTAACCTGCAGCAGCGTTTTAATTCCTTCCTGAGTATCAACCGGGCAAGATTTTCCAAACATGAGAGAGCACTTATCAAAGTTAACAAGCTGACCCGTCCCTTGAGCATAAGAATTGATAACTTGCTGCACGCGTACAGCTTGATCCACCTCTGCCTTGAAGAATAGGAGTGTGTCATCGGCAAAGAGCAAATGTGATATTCCAGGGGCATTGCGGCATACTTTTAGTGGCACAATATGATTGTTATTTATCTCTCTTTGGAGAAGTGTTGATAATCCATCTGCCACAAATAGGAACAAAAAGGGCGAGAGGGGGTCTCCTTGGCGCAAACCACGGGTGGGGAGGAACGAATCCAGCAAGGTTCCATTAAATTTGACAGAGTAACTCACCGAGGTCACACATGACATGATCCACTTGATCCATCGGTAATCGAAACCTAGGCCTTTCATCGCATTCTCCAAGAAACCCCAGTCAACACGGTCGTACGCCTTCGAGAGGTCGATCTTATACGCACAAAAGTTCTTCTCTGGATTTTTATTTTGCTCAATGAAGTGGAAGCACTCAAAAGCCACTAGTGCGTTGTCCGTGATCAACCTCCCGGGGACGAACGCACTCTGGTTGATGGATATAATCTCTCCCAGCATGGGCCTTAGTCTATTTGCTAAGCACTTGGCTATCACTTTATACAACACCGTGCAAAGGCTAATCGGTCTGAAGTCTCTGAGTGTTGTAGGTACATCCACTTTGGGTATAAGGACAACGGCAGTGTGATTAATATTAGCCGGCATCTCCCCTGTAGCAAAGAAAAGCTTCACTGCCAAAATAACTTCCTCTTTCATAATGCCCCAGTTCCATTGATAGAACCTCGCGGGAAAGCCATCTATGCCAGGTGCCTTTAAGGGCCCAATTTCAAACAAGGCATCTGAGATCTCACTGGCAGTGAACTCCTTGCACAACCTTTCATTCATCTCCACCGATACCTTGGACTCGAAGAGTGCAACTATTTCCTCCGGATTAAGGTTGGGGTCGCGGgtaaagaggttttggaagtaaGCAGTAGCCATAGACTCCAGCTCGGCGGATGAAAATATCCAATTCCCATTTGCTTGCAGCTTTGAAATTTTATTTTTCTTGGCTCGCCATATGGCTTTCCGATGGAAAAATTTGGTATTCCGATCACCTTCCCTGAGCCAATTAATTCGGGACCTTTGGAGCCATAACATCTCTTCTTTGTATAGTAGTTCATTCAATTTATCCGACACCCTGCGTACCTCTGTGCTATCAGCTCCACTATTTAACATCCCTTCCAATTCAGTGCGTACCTCCTGTAAATGCTTTAAGATATTACCAAATTTACGGCTGCTCCAGTTTTGCAATGATTTCATGACATTTCCGAGACAGCTTTGGATAGCCTCCATATCACTTTTATCGCCAGCAGCAGCCCATGCCTGTTCAATGACCTCGGGTAGGTCTGATGCTCTCTCCCAAAAGAGCTCATACTGCCTGCACCTTCTCTTGTTCTGTTTCAATTGTTCAGCCTGCAGCCTGACTAGAAGGAGACAATGGTCAGAGCAAGATGTAACAATATGTTCCACTGAGGCATCCGGAAAAATATCCCGCCAAGCATCATTCGCCACTGCTCGATCGAGTCGTACTCTTACGTTCTTCCTACCGGCGCGTTTGTTATCATAAGTGAAGGGAACACCACTGAATCCGAGATCAGTGAGTGCGCAATCATCCAGAGCTTCACGAAAGGACTCCATCTGTCTCTCAGCGCGGGGGGTTAAAGAGAAGTGCTCGAACTGCCAGACGGCCTCATTGAAGTCACCCACAATGGTCCATGGTAG
This genomic window contains:
- the LOC141023008 gene encoding uncharacterized protein, whose amino-acid sequence is MREHWALPTPADLRDAEPDWLLRLLDKLPDVQKLASLMIMWRIWYARNEITHHKPPVPIEASRRFLSSYINSLLAIQQHPEVDLTKGKQVIDYSGSMSKKTHEIIATPQWKAPDVNYAKLNVGGAFLKEDGTAGAGMILRDHEGAVIFAATRVLFNCGSPLEAEMAAMDEGLRLALHWSSLPLVVETDCAELLKLVQSNDMERSRYANQISEIRRILTHERNISLAKISRYANVRVTPLLVWGARNSALPVGFETP
- the LOC141023009 gene encoding uncharacterized protein, with the protein product MWDKLRELKEKSDLPWTIVGDFNEAVWQFEHFSLTPRAERQMESFREALDDCALTDLGFSGVPFTYDNKRAVRLQAEQLKQNKRRCRQYELFWERASDLPEVIEQAWAAAGDKSDMEAIQSCLGNVMKSLQNWSSRKFGNILKHLQEVRTELEGMLNSGADSTEVRRVSDKLNELLYKEEMLWLQRSRINWLREGDRNTKFFHRKAIWRAKKNKISKLQANGNWIFSSAELESMATAYFQNLFTRDPNLNPEEIVALFESKVSVEMNERLCKEFTASEISDALFEIGPLKAPGIDGFPARFYQWNWGIMKEEVILAVKLFFATGEMPANINHTAVVLIPKVDVPTTLRDFRPISLCTVLYKVIAKCLANRLRPMLGEIISINQSAFVPGRLITDNALVAFECFHFIEQNKNPEKNFCAYKIDLSKAYDRVDWGFLENAMKGLGFDYRWIKWIMSCVTSAEVDQAVRVQQVINSYAQGTGQLVNFDKCSLMFGKSCPVDTQEGIKTLLQAWRLIENPQSLCAQVLKAKYYPNGFLVDTVFTDNASSTWQAVEYGLELLKKGIIWRIGNGSQIKASSRLDSDFLAWHPDKRGCFSVRSAYYLSLQEQMAKQDNGASSGQPDGRRSVWNLIWKNGAPAKAKEDVHHARRMCTMLLSYVLMQRCFGRL